A single window of Chitinophaga sp. XS-30 DNA harbors:
- a CDS encoding UDP-glucuronic acid decarboxylase family protein — protein MTNKRVLITGAAGFLGSHLCDRFIKEGFRVVGMDNLLTGNIKNIEHLFPLKNFEYYHHDVTKFVHVPGELDYILHFASPASPIDYLKMPIQTLKVGSLGTHNLLGLAKEKKARILVASTSEVYGDPNVHPQPEEYWGNVNPVGPRGVYDEAKRFMESITMAYHNFHGVDTRIIRIFNTYGPRMRLDDGRALPAFMSQALTGQDLTVFGDGSQTRSFCYVDDLVEGIYRLLLSDYHLPVNIGNPAEISLLQFAEEIIALTGTKQKIVFHPLPKDDPKQRKPDITKAKQLLGWEPKVDRKEGLKITYDYFREALGK, from the coding sequence TTTCGTGTTGTGGGGATGGATAACCTGCTGACCGGCAACATCAAAAACATCGAGCATCTTTTCCCGCTGAAGAATTTCGAATACTATCATCATGATGTAACGAAATTCGTGCATGTGCCGGGCGAACTGGATTATATCCTGCATTTCGCCTCACCCGCCAGCCCGATCGACTACCTGAAAATGCCGATACAGACGCTGAAGGTAGGTTCCCTCGGTACGCACAACCTGCTCGGCCTCGCCAAGGAAAAGAAAGCCCGCATACTGGTAGCATCCACTTCCGAGGTGTATGGCGACCCGAACGTACATCCGCAACCGGAAGAGTACTGGGGCAATGTGAACCCCGTAGGCCCGCGCGGTGTGTACGATGAAGCCAAACGTTTCATGGAATCCATCACTATGGCCTACCATAATTTCCATGGCGTGGATACCCGCATCATCCGCATCTTCAACACCTACGGTCCCCGCATGCGCCTCGATGACGGCCGCGCATTGCCGGCATTCATGAGCCAGGCGCTTACGGGGCAGGACCTCACCGTGTTTGGCGATGGTTCGCAGACCCGCTCTTTCTGTTATGTGGACGACCTGGTGGAAGGCATCTACCGCCTGCTGCTGAGTGATTACCACCTCCCCGTGAACATCGGCAACCCGGCGGAAATATCTTTGCTGCAATTTGCGGAAGAGATCATTGCGCTCACCGGCACAAAGCAGAAGATCGTGTTCCATCCCCTGCCGAAAGATGATCCCAAACAACGCAAGCCGGACATCACCAAAGCAAAACAATTGCTGGGCTGGGAACCGAAAGTGGACAGAAAAGAGGGGCTGAAGATCACTTACGACTACTTCAGGGAAGCATTGGGGAAATAA